DNA from Castellaniella sp. MT123:
AATGCATTCGGGCACGCTCATCACTTTCGAGGAAGATCAGAAAATGGAATCCGCTGTTGTCTCCGGCATTGCGTTCAGCCGCGACGAAGCCAAAGTCACCCTGCGCAATGTGCCCGACACCCCGGGCGTTGCCTATTCGATCCTGGGCCCCGTGGCCGCGGCCAACATCGACGTGGACATGATCCTGCAGAACATCTCCCAGCAGGGCATGACCGACTTCTCCTTCACCGTCAACCGCAACGATTTCCTGCGCACGCTGGACCTGCTGAAGAACCAGATCGGGCCGACCGTGGGTGCCGGTGAAGTCGTCTCCGACGACAAGGTCGCGAAGGTCTCGATTGTCGGCATCGGCATGCGCAGTCACGTGGGTGTGGCCAGCCTGATGTTCCGCACCCTCGCCGAGGAAGGCATCAACATCCAGATGATCAGCACGTCGGAAATCAAGACCTCGGTGCTGATCAACGACAAATACATGGAACTGGCGGTGCGCGCCCTGCACAAGGCCTTCGAACTGGACCAGGAACCCGTCAAGGCCGAATCCTGATCAAAGTCGACAGCGCCGGTTCCTGTGCTAGAATGCCGGTCTTGCCGGAGACATGGCCGAGTGGTTGAAGGTACTCCCCTGCTAAGGGAGCATGCGGCTTATACCCGCATCGAGGGTTCGAATCCCTCTGTCTCCGCCAGTGCTGTTTATACAACACTGTTATACAGCTTTATGCAAAGCCCGCATGTTGAACGACATGGCGGGCTTTTTTGTTGCTAAAGTAACAACAGTCATTCGTGGCAATACCGTTGTAACGACACTGTATTACTGTGTCATTTCGACCATGAGAGGCAAGCACTGATGATTGATGCACTGGTCCAAGGCAAGTTGTTCGGCAGTCCCAGACAAAGCACCGGGAAGGCCGGCAATCTCTATGTCACGGCCAGGGCCAAGGTCTGGACCAACAACGGCGACCTGCTGATGTGCGATGTCGTCGCATTCGAGGATTCCGTACAGACCGCCCTGCTGGCCCTGACCGACGGCGACAGCGTGGCGCTGTCGGGTCATCTGGTGCCCAAGGTTGTCCAGACCCCCTCGGGCGAGTACCGGCCGGGCATGAACATGGTGGCCCATGGTCTGCTGTCGACCTATCAGGTGCGGCGCAAGCGCCACGCCCTCGAAGAATAGTCAATTCTCGGGCACTTCAGAATATCGGTTCCCGATCCTCGTGGTCGTACATGGGATCGGGCCCCGGGTGGAATTTCGTGACGTGATCCCCGTCACGGCCGAAAAACACGAACATCAGCGAATTCCAGACGTGATCCTGCTTGTAGCGGTAGTTCCAGACAATCTGGCGCACGCTGGGCAGGCCCACCGCGTCGGTGAAGGCCGGGGGGCCGAATTCGCAGCGCACCTGGTCCGGCGTCCAGGTACCCTGTTTCAGGACCTCGAAGTGTTCGTCCGTCAGGATCGGCTGCACGGATTCCACGCGGCCCTGGGGGTCCACCGTGGATGCCCAGGCGTATTGCCCGAAAGGCTGTTGCGACCAGATGACGCGCTCGCGCCCCTGCCGGTCCGTGCATTGCAGCGTGGGGACGCCGAATTTCGCTTCCACCTGGGCGAGCGGGGTGCCCGGCGGCGTGTCCGCCATATTGGCGCAGCCGACCAGCCACAGGCAGGCGCCCGCCGCGAGGATGCCCCGGATGGATGTGCGTGGGTTGAAACGGACGGACATCGAGGTCTTCCTGTGGTGTGTTCGAAAACGGACCCGCGTGCGGGAAACGCTATGCCGGTGCCGCGGGGCATATGAACCATTGTAGCGACGCGCCGGCGACTTATCCGAAGAACCAGTAGCACACGCCGATGGATGCCAGGACGCCGGCCAGATCCGCCAGCAGGGCGCAGCCCACCGAATGGCGGGCGCGCTGGATGCCCACGGCGCCGAAATACACCGCCAGCACGTAGAACGTGGTTTCGGTGCTGCCCTGGACGGTCGCGGCCAGCAGGGATGCGAAGCTGTCCGGCCCCGTGTGCTGCATCGTTTCGATCAGCAGGGCGCGCGCCGCGCTGCCCGAAAACGGCTTGACCAGGGCCGTGGGCAGCGCATCGACGAATCGCGTGTCCAGCCCGGCCACACTCACCGCCCAGCGGATGGCGTCCAGCACCAGATCCAGCGCGCCCGATGCCCGCAGGACGCCGACGGCGCAGAGCATGGCGATCAGGTAGGGCAGCAGGTTCTTGCAGACGTCGAAGCCGTCCCGGGCACCCTCGATGAAGCTTTCGTAGACGGGAATCCGTTTCCAGGCGCCGGCGATCAGGAAGGCGATGATGATGCCAAAGAGCACCAGATTGCCCAGCAGCGACGATAGGGCAGCCACGGCGCTGGCGCTGATGGTGGCCAGCAGGGCCATGAATCCGCCCAGCAGCAGGGCGCCGGTGCCCAGCCAGGCCAGCACGACCGGGTCGATCAGCCGCAGCCGCTGCATCCAGGCGACGGACAGCAGGCCGGTCAGCGTAGAGGCCGAGGTCGCCAGCAGGATGGGCAGGAACACCAGGGTCGGGTCGGGCGCGCCCTGCTGGGCCCGGTACATGAAGATCGACACCGGCAGCAGGGTCAGGGACGAGGAATTCAGCACCAGGAACAGGATCTGCGCGTTGGTGGCGGTCTTGGGTTCGGGGTTCAGCGTCTGCAGTGCGTGCATGGCGCGCAGCCCGATGGGGGTGGCGGCATTGTCCAGCCCCAGCGCGTTGGCGGCGAAATTCAGGGTCATCAGCCCCAGGGCGGGGTGCCCCGGGGGAACCCCCGGCATCAGGCGGCGAAACAGCGGCCCGAGCAGCCGCGCCAGTCCTTGCACCAGACCCGCGGATTCGGCGATGCGCAGGAATCCCATCCAGAGCGTCAGCGTGCCGAACAGCAGCAGCATGACCTTCACCGACAGGTCGGCCATGTCGAACAGGCTGGCGATCAACCGGGCAAAGATGCCGGGGTCACCCAGCACCAGCCACTGAAACAGGGCGCTGACCGCCGCGATCAGGAAGAATCCGAGCCACAGGACGTTCAGCATGAAGGATTGGCGTCCAGTCGGTGAGCGTGGTCTGATTGGTGGGTCTGGGTCATGGCGCGGACCCTTACAGGGCGCCTGCCGCGGCCGGGTTTACAAGGACGCTGCGATCCACGTCCTGGATCCGGGTACGGCCGCAGAACGCCATCGTGACGTCCAGTTCGTTGGCCATGAGTTCCAGCGCCCGGACCACCCCGGCTTCACCGGCGGCGGCCAGCGCGTACAGGAAGGCTCGGCCGATCAGCACGCCGCGTGCGCCCAGCGCCACGGCGCGCAGGATATCCTGACCACTGCGGATGCCCCCGTCCATCAGGACTTCGATCCGGTCGCCGACCGCCTGGGCGATGGCAGGCAGGGCGGCGATGGACGAGGGGGCGCCGTCCAGCTGGCGCCCGCCATGGTTCGACACGATCAGGGCATCGGCCCCGGCATCGACCGCGTGGCGGGCATCCTGCGGGTCCATGACGCCCTTGACGATCAGCTTGCCGCCCCAGCGTTCCTTGATCCAGGCCAGATCGTTCCAGTTCAGCGTCGGGTCGAACTGTTCGACCGTCCAGGATGCCAGCGATCGCATGTCGGCGACGCCGCGCGCATGACCGACGATGTTGCCGAAGCTGCGGCGTTGTGTGCGCAGCATGTCCAGACACCACTGGGGCTTGGTGCCCAGGTTGATCAGGTTGCCCAGGGTGGGACGCGGCGGCGTGGACAGGCCGTTCTTGATGTCCTTGTGGCGCTGGCCCATGACCTGCAGGTCCAGTGTGACGACCAGCGCGGAACATCGTGCCGTGCGGGCGCGGTCGATCAGGCGGCCGATGAAATCGCGGTCGCGCATCACGTACAGCTGAAACCAGAAGGGCCGGCTGGTGTGCGCGGCCACGTCCTCGATCGAGCAGATGCTCATGGTCGACAACGTGAACGGTACGCCGAAGCGTTCAGCCGCCCGGGCCGCCAGGATCTCGCCATCGGCGCGTTGCATGCCCGTCAGGCCCGTGGGCGCCAGGGCCACGGGCATCGCGACGTCTTCCCCCAGCATCCGGCTGCGCAGGCTGCGCTGGGCGATATCCACTGCGACGCGTTGGCGGAACTTCAGCGCCCGCAGGTCCGCCTCGTTGGCCCGATACGTGGATTCCGTCCATGAGCCCGAGTCCATGTAGTCATAAAACATGCGGGGCACGCGCCGCCGGGCGATGCGTTGGAAGTCTTCGATGCAGGTGATCTTGTTCAGGGCAGGCAAGGGGGTCTCCGGTTGTCGGTGCCTGTTTTATACCCCTTTTTGGATAGCCCCGGTGCCGGCGCGCGAAGTCCGCGCGACCGGCGCTGGCGACCCGACGAGACTGCGTTTTATGTCCATCGGGTCGCTGCCCGGCCTGCTTCAGCGCAGGTTGCCGGTGTGGCCCAGCGAGTAGCGTCCGGGTTGCGGCCAGACCGTCAGGCCGTGAGGTTCCTGGCCGACCTTGATCTGGTTGACGGCTCCGGTCTTCGTGTCGATCCGGTAGACCATGTCGTCGAACCGGCCCGACAGCCAGAGCCATTTGCCATCGGCGCTGACGTTGCCCATATCGGGGCTGCCGCCGCCGGGAATCGGCCAGTCGGCGACGATCTTGTCGGTGGCGAAGTCCATGACCGCCACACCGCCCTTGCCTTTAGGTTTGCCATGAATCGCGTGCGTGCCGCGGCTGGTGATGTACAGCGATTTTCCGTCGCGGCTGGGATACAAGCCGTGAGTGCCCAGGCCGACCGGGATGAAGCCGATCACCTTGAATGCGTCGCCATCGACGATGTGCACGCCGTCGGCTTCCATGTCGGCGATGTAGAAGCGCTTGCCGTCGGGCGAGATCCGCACGTCCTGCGGCATGCCTTTCCGGGGCATCTTCATTTTTTTGGCGTGCTTGGCATCAGCCGCGGTTTTTTCCTGCATGCGAGTCGCGGGCATGGGCAACTGCAGATAGCCGATGACCTTGTGGTTGACCATGTCGATCTTGGCCACGCTGCCGTCGAATTCGCAGGTGAACAGCGCGTATTTTCCGTCGATGGAAAAATCCGCGTGGTTCAGGCCGCCGCATTGCGGCACGTCGATGGAATACTGCATGGCCATCGTGTGCGGATCACGGAAGTCCAGCCGCTTGCGCGCTTCGGCCACCACGATGGCGGACTTGCCGTCGGGCGTGAAGTACATGTTGTAGGGATCGTCGACAGCCACTTCCTTGCCAGGTTTGCCCGTAGCGGGATCAATCGGCGTCAGGCTGCCGTCATTGCTGCGCTCGGCATTGTTGGCGACCCACAGGGTACGCAGGTCCCACGAGGGCACCACATGCTGCGGACCCTTGCCGACCTTGAACTTGTCCACGACCTTCAGCGTGTCGGGGTCGATCACGTAGACGTCGTTGGAGCGCAGATTGGGCACGTAGACGCGAGGCAGGTCCTTTTGCACGGCGGCGCTCAGGTGGCCAGGGCCTGTTTCGCTGTAGAGATTGTGCGGATTGATCACTGGCGGCATGCCCGGCACCGTCTGGATGGCGGCTGGTGCAGCCGATGCCTGGGCCGGCGCGGATGCCGCGGTTCCCGCTGCCTGGGCAGCCTGCGCCGCCGACAGGCCGATGGCCAGGATGGCGGCTGCGGACAGGACCGCGCGCGGCGCGGACACTTTTTTCAATACCACGATGAAACTCCCTATTTTTTGGCGGAGTGACTTTGAGAAGAGGGGACTTGAGCCGGGCGGCCTCCGGCCGCGTGCTGTTCGACCTGTCGACGGATGCTGGCGACCGACGTATCGACGATGAGGCGCACGCCGATCTGGCCGAGTTCGGCGCTGGATCGGGTGGGGTTGCCGTAGACCCCGTCGTGCACGGTCCATTGCCCGCCGTGCGGCAGCAGCTGGCTGCGTACCTGGGCAGGGTCCAGCGCCATCGACAAGGATGTATCCGCCAGCCCCGCATGGGTGCCGATTTCGGCCGTGGAATAGCCACGTTTTTTCAATGCGTCGATGAACGCGGTCTGGGTAACCTGGTAGTAATCGAGCAAGGCATAGGCGCGCGCCCGAGGATCCGCCGCCCATTCCTTGTTCAGCCGGGTGGCGGCCTTTGTCTCGTTGCGCTGGTAGCCGCCGTGATCGCCCAGAAAGAAGATGTCCTTGAAGCCGTGCTGCCGGAAGCTGCGGGCGGCCGATTCCAGCACGGATTCGAAGACGGGTTCGGGCACCGAGATGGTGCCTGTGAAGCGCATATGGGCCGTCGGGGGCGTGATCGAACCTTCCGGGACGTAGGCGATGGTCGGCGCCACCACCGCGTTGCCCAGTTCCTGGGCGATCCTGCCGGCCAGGATATGGACGCGGGCATTATGCTTGCCCAGCGCGATGTTCGGTCCGCTTTGCTCGGTGCCGCCGATAGGGATCAGGATGGTGGTGGTGCCCGCCGCGATCCGGTCGCGCAGCTCGGGCGAGGTCATGTCTTCCAGATAGACGGTGGATGGCGCACGAGCCAGGGCGGCGGTGTCGAACCCCGCCACACAAGTCAGGGTCAGGCAGATGGCGGACAGAGTGCGCCAGCGCTGCGGGTGATGCGATCGAAGCATGAAAAGCCGCCTTTGCTCGGAAAAACCGGCAACGACGACCGTGTTGCCCGGGTGCGTGTTTTATACTACCAAGCTGCCGCGACGTGTTTGTCCACCTGTGACGCGGTATCCCGGGTGTTGCGTTCATGCACCGCCGCAGTGTCTCCTTAGTTAAATGGATATAACTTTCCCCTCCTAAGGGAAGATTGCAGGTTCGATTCCTGCAGGAGACGCCAGTACGGCGATCAGCCGTGCTTTATCCAATACATGACGCCCCATATCAAAGGCCATGTCGCCAGACTTACGCAAAGAATGATCGCGAAGCTCCATAGCGCCACAGGATGGGATCGCGGACGATTTGTCGGGCCGTTCGCATCGGCCTGTCGTTGATCCATCATGTTGCCATCGACAGCCGGTCCTGCTGACGACCGAGCAGGTTCGATCGGGCGGGTGACCGTGTCGTGTGCCAAAACAAGTTCAACATCACCAAGTGCGGCATCGAGAGTCGTCTTGCGCGTGAATAAGCTGCCCGCTGGCGGCGCTCCCAAACGCTGACGTTGGCGGCGGATAATGCGGCTTTCGCAAAGGACAAACACGACGCACAACAAAGGCACGACGATGGTCAGCGCCGGTGCCTGGGTATCGACCCAGGTAGACAGGAGCGGGTCCGAAACCGCCAGTTGCCCGGCAATCCAGCCAAGCAAGATGCTGCCGGCAGGGACAAGTTCCGGGTATTTTTGGAACAACCGGTTGACAAACAGGCTCCCGGTCATCAACAGCGGCATGCTCAACAACAGGCCCAGTATCAGATAGACCACATCTCCTTGAGCGACGGCGGCAATCGCAACGACATTGTCCATGCTCATTGCAAAATCCGCCGCGACAACCATGGCTACCGCGGATCCCAAGCTGCCAGCGGCCGATGACCCGGCTTCGTGCGATGGGTCTTCGAGCGCCAGCAGCAGCTTGATCGCAATGACCGCCAATAACACGGCCCCGATCAATTTCAGAAAAGGAACTTCAAGCAGGAAACTGACGACCGTCGTCAGCAGAATACGCGATACGATCGCAATCGCGGTGCCTATCATGAT
Protein-coding regions in this window:
- a CDS encoding single-stranded DNA-binding protein; the encoded protein is MIDALVQGKLFGSPRQSTGKAGNLYVTARAKVWTNNGDLLMCDVVAFEDSVQTALLALTDGDSVALSGHLVPKVVQTPSGEYRPGMNMVAHGLLSTYQVRRKRHALEE
- a CDS encoding nucleoside recognition domain-containing protein; this translates as MLNVLWLGFFLIAAVSALFQWLVLGDPGIFARLIASLFDMADLSVKVMLLLFGTLTLWMGFLRIAESAGLVQGLARLLGPLFRRLMPGVPPGHPALGLMTLNFAANALGLDNAATPIGLRAMHALQTLNPEPKTATNAQILFLVLNSSSLTLLPVSIFMYRAQQGAPDPTLVFLPILLATSASTLTGLLSVAWMQRLRLIDPVVLAWLGTGALLLGGFMALLATISASAVAALSSLLGNLVLFGIIIAFLIAGAWKRIPVYESFIEGARDGFDVCKNLLPYLIAMLCAVGVLRASGALDLVLDAIRWAVSVAGLDTRFVDALPTALVKPFSGSAARALLIETMQHTGPDSFASLLAATVQGSTETTFYVLAVYFGAVGIQRARHSVGCALLADLAGVLASIGVCYWFFG
- a CDS encoding alpha-hydroxy acid oxidase, whose product is MPALNKITCIEDFQRIARRRVPRMFYDYMDSGSWTESTYRANEADLRALKFRQRVAVDIAQRSLRSRMLGEDVAMPVALAPTGLTGMQRADGEILAARAAERFGVPFTLSTMSICSIEDVAAHTSRPFWFQLYVMRDRDFIGRLIDRARTARCSALVVTLDLQVMGQRHKDIKNGLSTPPRPTLGNLINLGTKPQWCLDMLRTQRRSFGNIVGHARGVADMRSLASWTVEQFDPTLNWNDLAWIKERWGGKLIVKGVMDPQDARHAVDAGADALIVSNHGGRQLDGAPSSIAALPAIAQAVGDRIEVLMDGGIRSGQDILRAVALGARGVLIGRAFLYALAAAGEAGVVRALELMANELDVTMAFCGRTRIQDVDRSVLVNPAAAGAL
- a CDS encoding YncE family protein, with protein sequence MPPVINPHNLYSETGPGHLSAAVQKDLPRVYVPNLRSNDVYVIDPDTLKVVDKFKVGKGPQHVVPSWDLRTLWVANNAERSNDGSLTPIDPATGKPGKEVAVDDPYNMYFTPDGKSAIVVAEARKRLDFRDPHTMAMQYSIDVPQCGGLNHADFSIDGKYALFTCEFDGSVAKIDMVNHKVIGYLQLPMPATRMQEKTAADAKHAKKMKMPRKGMPQDVRISPDGKRFYIADMEADGVHIVDGDAFKVIGFIPVGLGTHGLYPSRDGKSLYITSRGTHAIHGKPKGKGGVAVMDFATDKIVADWPIPGGGSPDMGNVSADGKWLWLSGRFDDMVYRIDTKTGAVNQIKVGQEPHGLTVWPQPGRYSLGHTGNLR
- a CDS encoding creatininase family protein, yielding MLRSHHPQRWRTLSAICLTLTCVAGFDTAALARAPSTVYLEDMTSPELRDRIAAGTTTILIPIGGTEQSGPNIALGKHNARVHILAGRIAQELGNAVVAPTIAYVPEGSITPPTAHMRFTGTISVPEPVFESVLESAARSFRQHGFKDIFFLGDHGGYQRNETKAATRLNKEWAADPRARAYALLDYYQVTQTAFIDALKKRGYSTAEIGTHAGLADTSLSMALDPAQVRSQLLPHGGQWTVHDGVYGNPTRSSAELGQIGVRLIVDTSVASIRRQVEQHAAGGRPAQVPSSQSHSAKK
- a CDS encoding TerC family protein, with product MEFNSLVHAPSAIFQIFFLDLILSGDNALVIALACRSLPRPLMARAIMIGTAIAIVSRILLTTVVSFLLEVPFLKLIGAVLLAVIAIKLLLALEDPSHEAGSSAAGSLGSAVAMVVAADFAMSMDNVVAIAAVAQGDVVYLILGLLLSMPLLMTGSLFVNRLFQKYPELVPAGSILLGWIAGQLAVSDPLLSTWVDTQAPALTIVVPLLCVVFVLCESRIIRRQRQRLGAPPAGSLFTRKTTLDAALGDVELVLAHDTVTRPIEPARSSAGPAVDGNMMDQRQADANGPTNRPRSHPVALWSFAIILCVSLATWPLIWGVMYWIKHG